In Halomarina salina, one DNA window encodes the following:
- a CDS encoding isochorismatase family protein produces the protein MDWIDDTEELYANREFASSVGFGERPALVVVDLIEAFTDPSSNLGSDVDDVVAQAARLLTAFREADLPRYFTTVAYEESYGDAGVFVEKVPALRELRLGTDRVAVDERIEPRDDERVVLKKYASAFFGTDLATELTTDRVDTLVLAGVTTSGCIRATAVDSLQHGYRTIVPADAVGDRAEGPHRANLFDIDAKYGDVVETDAVLEELDRRETTTDE, from the coding sequence ATGGACTGGATCGACGACACGGAGGAACTGTACGCGAACCGCGAGTTCGCGAGCAGCGTCGGCTTCGGCGAGCGACCGGCACTGGTCGTCGTCGACCTCATCGAGGCGTTCACGGACCCGTCGTCGAACCTCGGGTCGGACGTCGACGACGTGGTCGCACAGGCGGCGCGACTGCTGACGGCGTTCCGCGAGGCTGACCTTCCACGCTACTTCACGACCGTCGCCTACGAGGAGTCGTACGGCGACGCGGGCGTGTTCGTCGAGAAGGTGCCGGCGCTGCGCGAACTCCGCCTCGGGACCGACCGCGTCGCCGTCGACGAGCGAATCGAACCCCGAGACGACGAGCGCGTCGTCCTCAAGAAGTACGCGAGCGCCTTCTTCGGCACCGACCTGGCGACCGAACTGACGACCGACCGCGTCGACACGCTCGTCCTCGCGGGCGTGACGACGAGCGGGTGCATCCGCGCGACGGCCGTCGACAGCCTCCAGCACGGCTACCGGACGATCGTCCCGGCCGACGCCGTCGGCGACCGGGCAGAGGGGCCACACCGGGCGAACCTGTTCGACATCGACGCGAAGTACGGCGACGTCGTGGAGACGGACGCCGTCCTCGAGGAACTGGACCGACGCGAGACCACGACCGACGAATGA
- a CDS encoding hydantoinase/oxoprolinase family protein yields MTHNLGVDVGGTFTDVVVFDEATNELTVDKVLSTPENPSTGVVDGIESAVEKAGTDVAALDLLFHGTTVVTNMLLEETGSRVGLLTTAGHEDVLHLARAWTPGPLYGWMGMEKPDPLADLVDTRGVDGAISAPDGTVAEPLDEAGVREAVGELRDAGVEALTVALLNSYLNPTHERRIRDIVAEEAPDLPVSISSEIVPEYGEYERTLTTVINDYARPQVIGYLDDLRSSLESAGSTATMNVVRSDGGLMSTEAAKHRPVELALSGPSGGVVGAATIAEAAGVPDVLTLDMGGTSTDVSLVEGGEPGTTRQTKVGYREFKSRAVDVNTVGAGGGSIARVQLSGSLQVGPESAGADPGPACYGLGGEEPTVTDANVALGRIPPSVQLGGRMELDREAARDVVESIAEERGTSVEEAAQAILDIVNENMYSALRVVSVERGYDPREFGLVAFGGAGPMHANALADVMGAYPLIVPPGPGVMSAFGFLTSDVQNEFSETYLRTDDEVTGEDVFEELETIREAAADWLASEGVDEADRTFDYYADCRYYRQDIQMSIPVDADELRRETGLAEIKGDFEARHDQQFGFSLDAPLEIANLRVVGKGAVQGVEIEAEEPGEADASDAVTGSHDVYFDDAYRDTTIYDRTALRPGNEVPGPAIVTGDDSTVVVQPDHVATVDRYGNLAVERGEGR; encoded by the coding sequence ATGACACATAATCTCGGAGTAGACGTCGGTGGGACCTTCACGGACGTCGTCGTGTTCGACGAGGCCACGAACGAACTCACGGTCGACAAGGTCCTGTCGACGCCGGAGAACCCGTCGACGGGCGTCGTCGACGGCATCGAATCGGCGGTGGAGAAGGCGGGGACCGACGTGGCGGCGCTCGACCTGCTGTTCCACGGGACGACGGTGGTGACGAACATGCTCCTCGAAGAGACCGGGTCGCGAGTGGGACTCCTCACGACGGCCGGACACGAGGACGTCCTCCACCTCGCACGGGCCTGGACGCCCGGCCCGCTCTACGGGTGGATGGGCATGGAGAAACCCGACCCGCTGGCCGACCTCGTCGACACGCGTGGCGTCGACGGAGCCATCAGCGCACCGGACGGGACTGTCGCAGAACCGCTCGACGAGGCCGGCGTCCGCGAGGCGGTCGGCGAGTTGCGCGACGCGGGAGTGGAGGCGCTGACCGTCGCCCTGCTCAACTCGTATCTCAACCCGACGCACGAACGGCGGATTCGCGACATCGTCGCCGAGGAGGCCCCGGACCTCCCGGTGTCGATATCGTCCGAAATCGTCCCGGAGTACGGCGAGTACGAACGGACGCTGACGACGGTCATCAACGACTACGCCCGGCCGCAGGTCATCGGCTACCTCGACGACCTGCGGTCGTCGCTCGAATCGGCGGGGTCGACGGCGACGATGAACGTGGTGCGCTCTGACGGCGGCCTGATGAGTACCGAGGCGGCGAAACACCGACCGGTCGAACTCGCACTGTCCGGACCGAGCGGCGGCGTCGTCGGGGCAGCGACCATCGCCGAGGCGGCGGGCGTCCCGGACGTCCTGACCCTCGACATGGGTGGGACCTCGACGGACGTCTCGCTCGTCGAGGGCGGGGAACCGGGGACGACGCGCCAGACGAAGGTCGGCTATCGGGAGTTCAAGTCCCGCGCCGTCGACGTCAACACGGTCGGCGCGGGCGGGGGCTCCATCGCCCGCGTCCAGCTCAGCGGGTCGTTGCAGGTGGGTCCCGAGAGCGCGGGGGCGGACCCCGGGCCCGCCTGTTACGGCCTCGGCGGCGAGGAGCCGACGGTGACCGACGCTAACGTCGCCCTCGGGCGCATCCCGCCGTCGGTCCAGCTAGGTGGCCGGATGGAACTCGACCGAGAGGCCGCCCGCGACGTCGTCGAGAGTATCGCCGAGGAACGCGGCACGTCCGTCGAGGAGGCGGCACAGGCGATCCTCGACATCGTCAACGAGAACATGTACAGCGCGCTGCGGGTGGTGTCGGTCGAACGCGGGTACGACCCCCGCGAGTTCGGTCTCGTCGCCTTCGGTGGGGCGGGCCCGATGCACGCCAACGCCCTCGCAGACGTGATGGGCGCCTACCCGCTCATCGTCCCGCCCGGCCCGGGCGTGATGTCGGCGTTCGGCTTCCTCACCTCGGACGTCCAGAACGAGTTCTCCGAGACGTACCTCCGGACCGACGACGAGGTGACCGGCGAGGACGTCTTCGAGGAACTGGAGACGATTCGCGAGGCGGCCGCCGACTGGCTGGCCTCGGAGGGCGTCGACGAGGCGGACCGCACGTTCGACTACTACGCCGACTGCCGGTACTACCGCCAGGACATCCAGATGTCCATCCCGGTCGACGCCGACGAACTCCGACGGGAGACCGGTCTGGCCGAGATAAAGGGCGACTTCGAGGCGAGGCACGACCAGCAGTTCGGCTTCTCGCTCGACGCGCCCCTCGAGATAGCCAACCTGCGGGTCGTCGGCAAGGGGGCGGTACAGGGCGTCGAAATCGAAGCGGAGGAACCGGGTGAGGCCGACGCTAGCGACGCCGTCACCGGGAGCCACGACGTCTACTTCGACGACGCCTACCGCGACACGACCATCTACGACCGGACGGCGTTGCGACCGGGGAACGAGGTACCGGGTCCCGCCATCGTCACTGGCGACGACTCGACGGTCGTGGTCCAACCCGACCACGTGGCGACCGTCGACCGCTACGGCAACCTCGCGGTCGAACGAGGTGAGGGACGATGA
- a CDS encoding aldehyde dehydrogenase family protein, producing the protein MSREHEADGSEGVASDIVEKHRSTAEAAVPEEEYGLLVGGEWRQSADTETMETLDATTGEVLARIQRGTAEDVDRAVAAAREAFEGRWGQQSPRQRSDLLFEVADALDEEKLRIARIDSLEMGKPNQHSAFVDAEIMVEQFRFFASLVRSADEGGLPPMGSDKLAYTKREPHGVVGQISAWNFPAMFVGWKMAPALAAGNTVVFKPSSRAALSTLEIASVVDSVLPAGTVNVVTGPGSEVGDAITSHEDVDKASLTGSTQAGTYVMQNAAETITPVSLELGGKSPNVVFPDADLEKAVEGTVLSIWFNQGEQCTAGSRLFLHEDVYDEFLDRFVERTENLAVGDPLDATTDVGPLVDHDHREEVLSYVDTAEAEGATVRYGGGTPDDSSLDGAPFVEPTVLEGVENDDTVACEEVFGPVLSVIRWSDEEEMIEQANDTRYGLASGVWTENVETAHRVADRLEAGTVWVNTYNDLFEPVPHGGFKQSGLGRELARETFEEYTQTKSVMMNFGDLPRMG; encoded by the coding sequence ATGTCACGTGAACACGAGGCAGACGGGAGCGAAGGGGTAGCGTCGGACATCGTCGAGAAACACCGGTCGACCGCCGAAGCGGCCGTCCCGGAGGAGGAGTACGGCCTCCTCGTCGGGGGCGAGTGGCGGCAGTCGGCCGACACCGAGACGATGGAGACACTCGACGCGACGACCGGCGAGGTGCTCGCCCGCATCCAGCGCGGGACGGCCGAGGACGTCGACCGGGCGGTGGCGGCCGCCCGCGAGGCGTTCGAGGGCCGCTGGGGCCAGCAGTCGCCCAGACAGCGCTCGGACCTGCTGTTCGAGGTGGCCGACGCGCTGGACGAGGAGAAGCTTCGAATCGCCCGCATCGACAGCCTGGAGATGGGCAAGCCCAACCAGCACTCGGCGTTCGTGGACGCGGAGATCATGGTCGAGCAGTTCCGCTTCTTCGCGAGTCTCGTCCGCAGCGCCGACGAGGGCGGGCTTCCGCCGATGGGAAGCGACAAACTCGCGTACACGAAACGGGAGCCACACGGCGTCGTCGGCCAGATCAGCGCGTGGAACTTCCCCGCGATGTTCGTCGGCTGGAAGATGGCTCCGGCGCTCGCCGCCGGCAACACGGTCGTGTTCAAACCCTCCTCGCGGGCGGCGCTCTCGACGCTCGAAATCGCCTCCGTCGTCGACTCGGTGCTCCCGGCCGGGACGGTCAACGTCGTCACCGGGCCGGGGAGCGAGGTGGGCGACGCCATCACCTCCCACGAGGACGTCGACAAGGCGTCGCTCACCGGGTCGACGCAGGCCGGGACGTACGTGATGCAGAACGCCGCCGAGACCATCACGCCCGTCTCGCTCGAACTCGGCGGGAAGAGCCCGAACGTCGTCTTCCCGGACGCCGACCTGGAGAAGGCCGTCGAGGGCACGGTCCTCAGCATCTGGTTCAACCAGGGCGAGCAGTGTACCGCCGGGTCCCGACTGTTCCTCCACGAGGACGTCTACGACGAGTTCCTCGACCGGTTCGTCGAGCGGACCGAGAACCTCGCGGTGGGCGACCCGCTCGACGCGACGACCGACGTCGGCCCGCTCGTCGACCACGACCACCGCGAGGAGGTGCTCTCGTACGTCGACACGGCGGAGGCGGAGGGGGCGACGGTGCGCTACGGTGGCGGGACCCCCGACGACTCGTCGCTCGACGGCGCGCCGTTCGTCGAACCGACCGTCCTCGAAGGCGTCGAGAACGACGACACGGTGGCGTGCGAGGAGGTGTTCGGTCCGGTCCTCTCGGTCATCCGATGGTCCGACGAGGAGGAGATGATCGAACAGGCGAACGACACGCGGTACGGCCTGGCGTCGGGCGTCTGGACCGAGAACGTGGAGACGGCCCACCGGGTCGCGGACCGACTGGAGGCCGGGACGGTGTGGGTCAACACCTACAACGACCTGTTCGAACCGGTCCCCCACGGCGGGTTCAAGCAGTCGGGGCTCGGCCGCGAACTCGCCCGAGAGACGTTCGAGGAGTACACGCAGACGAAGTCCGTGATGATGAACTTCGGGGACCTCCCCCGGATGGGCTGA
- a CDS encoding CaiB/BaiF CoA transferase family protein, whose amino-acid sequence MNEETTSARERQGPLDGLRVIDMSGMISGAFATTMMGDFGADVVMVEHPEVGDPIREWPQKTEDGESLSWKSLGRNKRCITLDLSADRGRDLALELVADADVVFENFRPGTMERWGLGPDDVHEVNERAIMVRLSGYGQTGPKSEKPGFGTVAEGISGWAHANGFADSEPLLPPISLADLTAAQFALQSTMMAIFERDVGRGGSGEGQVIDVSLTEPLWRLFFGAVEAYDRMEYVSERNGNRHSSTAPRNIYETADGYMTMSASNQKIWERVARAIDKPHLVDDPRFEDNETRVENVEALDAEIAEWTRQRTTEEAIEVLEAHDAIVGPVYDMEDIFHDEQFRAREDFVEVDDPDVGPLTTFAPIPKFSRTPGEVEFLGPRHGEHNEEVYRGELGLSESELADLESEGVV is encoded by the coding sequence ATGAACGAGGAGACGACGAGTGCACGAGAACGGCAGGGACCGCTCGACGGTCTCCGTGTCATCGACATGTCGGGGATGATCAGCGGGGCCTTCGCGACGACGATGATGGGCGACTTCGGGGCGGACGTGGTGATGGTCGAACACCCGGAGGTGGGCGACCCCATCCGGGAGTGGCCCCAGAAGACCGAGGACGGCGAGTCGCTCTCCTGGAAGTCCCTGGGGCGCAACAAGCGCTGCATCACGCTCGACCTGAGCGCCGACCGGGGCCGCGACCTCGCGCTCGAACTCGTCGCGGACGCCGACGTGGTCTTCGAGAACTTCCGACCGGGGACGATGGAGCGGTGGGGACTCGGCCCGGACGACGTCCACGAGGTCAACGAGCGGGCCATCATGGTCCGACTGTCGGGGTACGGTCAGACCGGACCGAAGTCGGAGAAACCGGGGTTCGGCACCGTCGCCGAGGGCATCTCCGGGTGGGCGCACGCGAACGGGTTCGCCGACAGCGAACCGCTCCTCCCGCCCATCAGCCTCGCCGACCTGACGGCGGCGCAGTTCGCCCTCCAGTCGACGATGATGGCCATCTTCGAACGCGACGTCGGGCGCGGCGGAAGCGGCGAGGGACAGGTCATCGACGTCTCGCTCACCGAACCGCTCTGGCGACTGTTCTTCGGCGCGGTCGAGGCGTACGACCGCATGGAGTACGTCAGCGAGCGCAACGGGAATCGACACTCCAGCACCGCCCCGCGGAACATCTACGAGACCGCGGACGGCTACATGACGATGTCCGCCTCGAACCAGAAGATATGGGAGCGGGTCGCCCGCGCCATCGACAAACCACACCTCGTCGACGACCCGCGGTTCGAGGACAACGAGACCCGCGTCGAGAACGTCGAGGCGCTGGACGCCGAGATAGCGGAGTGGACGCGCCAGCGGACGACCGAGGAGGCCATCGAGGTGCTGGAGGCCCACGACGCCATCGTCGGCCCCGTCTACGACATGGAGGACATCTTCCACGACGAGCAGTTCCGGGCGCGCGAGGACTTCGTGGAGGTCGACGACCCCGACGTCGGTCCCCTCACGACGTTCGCGCCCATCCCGAAGTTCTCGCGGACGCCCGGCGAGGTGGAGTTCCTCGGCCCGCGACACGGCGAGCACAACGAGGAGGTG
- a CDS encoding hydantoinase B/oxoprolinase family protein, whose translation MSSETPEFVGDHDVDPTTLDIIESTLENTRYEMDRVLETTAISPVIREQSDQFPLIADRHGRMVMGQFGSAIDTIIENASFDWDDLEEGDVVATNDPYSCAGAVSHTPDMLLLRPIFYEGERVGFSSQWGNLMDVGGKTPGSMPVQATTVFEEGVRLPPVKLYEAGDLDEELLATFAHNTRLPEHAEADIKALAAGTKTAEERVQELCDRFGRETYLDACDAILDRTRDGMIDLIEEFVPEGERYTFEDYVDDDGMGNGPIKLHLEIYREGETVYLDWTGTDEQVPGTVNFLLNEKMFKMFTGVFLIMAFDPLLTFNDGYYDLFEVTLPEGTVVQPEYPAALGNRLPMMARQFDVLQATFSKLIDQFSVAGSYGTSPNLVYAGTDSDGNQFQMLEILYGGIPARPGGDGLDGHSWWPLFRTVPAEYQEAYYPLTIDEYSTREDTGGPGEFRGGHGITKVYTFEEDGAITFQDDRAHTYPWGVDGGTHGQTSEKTLIRTDGTEESLPSKVENVAVEAGDRLVFRTAGGGGLGDPLDRDPSVVAEEVRRGLVTEDAARESYGVVLDDGNVDEDATADRRETLRSSRQEPGEFDYGPLPEYDDLAEDIAEERREFERR comes from the coding sequence ATGAGTTCCGAGACGCCCGAGTTCGTCGGCGACCACGACGTCGACCCGACGACGCTCGACATCATCGAGAGCACGCTGGAGAACACCCGCTACGAGATGGACCGCGTGCTGGAGACGACGGCCATCTCGCCGGTCATCCGCGAGCAGTCCGACCAGTTCCCGCTCATCGCCGACCGCCACGGCCGGATGGTGATGGGACAGTTCGGGTCGGCCATCGACACCATCATCGAGAACGCATCGTTCGACTGGGACGACCTGGAGGAGGGCGACGTCGTCGCCACCAACGACCCGTACTCCTGTGCGGGTGCCGTCTCGCACACCCCGGACATGCTGTTGCTCCGTCCCATCTTCTACGAGGGCGAGCGCGTGGGCTTCTCCAGTCAGTGGGGGAACCTGATGGACGTCGGCGGGAAGACCCCCGGGAGCATGCCCGTCCAGGCGACGACGGTGTTCGAGGAGGGGGTGCGCCTCCCACCGGTGAAACTGTACGAGGCCGGCGACCTGGACGAGGAACTGCTGGCGACGTTCGCGCACAACACCCGCCTCCCGGAGCACGCCGAGGCCGACATCAAGGCGCTCGCCGCGGGCACGAAGACGGCCGAAGAGCGTGTCCAGGAACTCTGCGACCGCTTCGGGAGGGAGACGTATCTCGACGCGTGTGACGCCATCCTCGACCGGACGCGCGACGGGATGATAGACCTCATCGAGGAGTTCGTCCCCGAAGGCGAGCGCTACACGTTCGAGGACTACGTCGACGACGACGGGATGGGCAACGGCCCCATCAAACTCCACCTGGAGATCTACCGCGAGGGAGAGACGGTGTACCTCGACTGGACGGGCACCGACGAGCAGGTGCCGGGGACGGTCAACTTCCTGCTCAACGAGAAGATGTTCAAGATGTTCACCGGCGTCTTCCTCATCATGGCGTTCGACCCGCTGTTGACGTTCAACGACGGGTACTACGACCTGTTCGAGGTGACGCTCCCCGAGGGGACCGTCGTCCAACCGGAGTACCCAGCCGCGCTCGGCAACCGCCTGCCGATGATGGCGCGGCAGTTCGACGTGCTCCAGGCGACGTTCTCGAAGCTCATCGACCAGTTCTCCGTCGCCGGGAGCTACGGCACCTCGCCGAACCTCGTGTACGCCGGGACGGACTCGGACGGGAACCAGTTCCAGATGCTCGAGATCCTCTACGGCGGGATTCCCGCACGTCCCGGTGGCGACGGGCTGGACGGCCACTCGTGGTGGCCGCTGTTCCGGACCGTCCCCGCCGAGTACCAGGAGGCGTACTACCCGCTGACCATCGACGAGTACAGCACGCGCGAGGACACGGGCGGTCCCGGCGAGTTCCGGGGCGGCCACGGCATCACGAAGGTGTACACCTTCGAGGAGGACGGCGCGATCACGTTCCAGGACGACCGGGCGCACACGTACCCGTGGGGCGTCGACGGCGGAACCCACGGCCAGACCAGCGAGAAGACGCTGATTCGGACCGACGGGACCGAAGAGTCGCTCCCCTCGAAGGTGGAGAACGTCGCCGTCGAGGCCGGCGACCGACTCGTCTTCCGGACCGCGGGCGGCGGCGGACTCGGCGACCCACTCGACCGGGACCCGTCGGTGGTCGCCGAGGAGGTCCGGCGTGGACTCGTCACCGAGGACGCGGCTCGCGAGTCCTACGGCGTCGTCCTCGACGACGGGAACGTCGACGAGGACGCGACGGCCGACCGGCGCGAGACGCTCCGCTCGTCCCGTCAGGAGCCCGGAGAGTTCGACTACGGCCCGTTGCCCGAGTACGACGACCTCGCCGAGGACATCGCCGAGGAGCGCCGCGAGTTCGAGCGGCGCTGA